In a single window of the Phocoena phocoena chromosome 14, mPhoPho1.1, whole genome shotgun sequence genome:
- the LOC136134030 gene encoding large ribosomal subunit protein eL36-like, giving the protein MALCYPMAVGLNRSHKVTENVSKPRHSRRHGRLTKHTKFVRDVIQEVCGFASYERPAMELLKVSKDKRAFKFIKKRVGGHICAKRKREELSNVLAAMRKAAAKKD; this is encoded by the coding sequence ATGGCTCTGTGCTACCCCATGGCTGTGGGCCTCAACAGGAGCCACAAGGTGACTGAGAACGTGAGCAAGCCGAGGCACAGCCGCCGCCACGGGCGCCTCACCAAGCACACCAAGTTTGTGCGGGACGTGATCCAGGAGGTGTGCGGCTTCGCCTCTTATGAACGGCCGGCCATGGAGCTGCTCAAGGTCTCCAAGGACAAGCGGGCCTTCAAGTTCATCAAGAAAAGGGTGGGGGGACACATCTGTgccaagaggaagagagaggagctgAGCAATGTCCTGGCCGCCATGAGGAAGGCAGCAGCCAAGAAGGACTGA